A single Nostoc sp. PCC 7107 DNA region contains:
- a CDS encoding caspase family protein gives MPRIYALLVGINNYHPDSQGVSALNGCVNDIEAIETYLRNRIASEDHWELVEDAKSPWKLTNELATRQAIIDGFQQHLCNAGSEDVVLFYYAGHGSFEAAPEVFWNIEPDRKLETLVCYDSRTKEGRDLADKELNYLIEQVAKKNPHILIILDCCYSGTATRVPEVRECQTPGDRRVRNLTEFIFPAEWLNHRLSNNYQLPRHIAIAACRSHQTAKEYTGEDGKRYGFFSYFLIQALQRTNSNLSYTNLIRDINALITGKVNEQSPQIEAPSEDLRQIFLGGAIGESPNYFTLTYDDQNQHSWVINGGILHGIRPTSEGQTLLAIFPQGSKPEQLRQISEAICQATITHVETEISKVELNDDNVNLSQDEPYWAVITDVPLPQLKVYLKGDDVGVELVRQALATSDRNKPSLFVREAESSQNTNYYVEATNGQYWILEAADKHPLVAPVPEIPDTQAYTRQRAEQIIRRLENIARWTNILEMKTPPTSQIKAGDVEMEVIITSGNQQYSSQQEIAEMRGEYTLRNNRLEPPQIEIKVTNHSEQDLYFQILELAESYAIDIPKFFIDESSIRLPKSDSEGSTVNSKRVKFKINDTYLKNGITEYNEIFKLIVSTRDFNASLLKQAGLDSPPPIHRSVGLSGALNRLMNKVYTREADYSDEYIDNWMTQEIKVILVRPPGGVEIKQSEPTLIFHGVQLHGHPSFKGKFSLSSLPPSSRYINSKLLPPILLQDQNLAQPFEFNTTRSPERLNVLEVTDVENYADVTPENPITIVVSTSITPNEHILPIGYDGEFFLPLGKAKLVNGKTEIVLERLPQPTIDSRSLQGSIKILFQKLLYQTLGKDFPYPLVRVVEVSSNGYVSYQDKKEIIKTKVEASEKILLYIHGIIGDTKSLVTSVKEARLIENGQQITLRDKYDLVLACDYENLHTTIEENAELLRGRLAEIGLGANHKKQLHIVAHSMGGLISRTFIEKEGGNRIVQHLVMLGTPNAGSPWPNIQDLAFAFLGIGLNQLSSVIWPTKIIAALVAFLELNDRALDQMNPESSFIQSLSTNPDPGVKYTIIAGDRSIRPEALQTEPGRKSSQIQRLIQKLFGSTVDGVVDLVFLQQANDIAVTLESIKSVSLNRTPQPRIILPDTACDHLTYFTSQHGLEALVTALCDNSEISNE, from the coding sequence ATGCCTAGAATTTATGCTTTACTAGTTGGTATTAATAATTACCATCCTGATTCTCAAGGAGTTAGTGCCTTAAATGGTTGCGTTAATGATATCGAAGCAATAGAAACATATTTACGTAACCGAATTGCTAGTGAAGATCATTGGGAATTAGTAGAAGACGCTAAATCTCCTTGGAAGCTAACAAATGAATTGGCAACACGTCAAGCAATTATTGATGGATTTCAGCAGCATCTATGCAATGCTGGTAGTGAAGATGTTGTATTGTTTTATTATGCAGGTCATGGTTCTTTTGAAGCAGCCCCAGAAGTTTTTTGGAATATAGAACCAGACCGTAAACTTGAAACATTGGTTTGCTATGATAGCCGAACTAAAGAAGGTCGAGATTTAGCAGATAAAGAATTAAACTATTTAATTGAACAGGTAGCAAAGAAAAATCCACATATTTTAATTATTTTGGATTGTTGTTATTCTGGCACAGCAACAAGAGTGCCAGAAGTTAGAGAATGTCAAACGCCTGGAGATAGACGAGTCAGAAATTTAACCGAATTTATTTTTCCAGCAGAATGGCTGAATCACCGCTTAAGTAATAATTATCAGCTACCAAGACATATTGCGATCGCGGCTTGTCGTTCCCATCAAACAGCAAAAGAGTATACAGGTGAAGATGGTAAACGGTATGGATTTTTTTCGTATTTTCTCATACAGGCATTGCAACGGACTAACAGTAATTTATCATATACAAATTTAATCCGAGATATTAACGCCTTAATCACTGGTAAAGTTAACGAGCAGTCACCGCAAATAGAAGCACCATCAGAGGATTTAAGACAAATTTTCTTAGGCGGTGCGATCGGTGAATCTCCAAATTACTTCACTCTAACTTATGACGACCAAAATCAGCATAGTTGGGTAATTAACGGTGGTATCTTACATGGTATTCGCCCAACTTCTGAAGGACAAACTTTATTAGCAATTTTTCCCCAAGGAAGTAAACCTGAACAGTTGCGCCAAATCTCTGAAGCAATTTGTCAAGCTACAATCACTCATGTAGAAACAGAAATTAGCAAAGTTGAATTAAACGACGATAACGTCAACTTATCTCAAGATGAACCTTATTGGGCAGTTATTACCGATGTACCTCTACCGCAGTTAAAAGTATATCTTAAAGGTGATGATGTCGGTGTAGAACTAGTTCGTCAAGCTCTTGCAACATCTGATAGAAATAAACCTTCCTTGTTTGTTCGAGAAGCAGAATCATCTCAAAATACAAATTATTATGTAGAAGCTACTAACGGTCAATACTGGATTTTAGAAGCTGCTGATAAACATCCTTTAGTTGCACCTGTTCCCGAAATACCAGATACGCAAGCATATACCAGACAACGTGCAGAACAAATCATCAGACGTTTAGAGAATATAGCACGTTGGACAAATATTTTAGAAATGAAAACTCCACCTACTAGTCAAATTAAAGCTGGAGATGTGGAGATGGAAGTGATTATTACCTCTGGAAATCAACAATATTCCTCACAACAGGAAATTGCCGAGATGCGGGGAGAATACACCTTGAGAAATAACAGGCTAGAACCTCCACAAATTGAAATAAAAGTTACGAATCACAGCGAACAAGACCTATATTTTCAAATATTAGAATTAGCGGAAAGTTATGCAATAGATATACCTAAATTCTTTATAGATGAAAGTAGTATACGTTTGCCTAAAAGCGATAGTGAAGGAAGCACTGTTAATAGTAAAAGAGTAAAATTTAAAATTAATGATACCTACTTAAAGAATGGAATTACAGAATATAACGAAATTTTTAAATTAATTGTTAGTACTAGAGATTTTAATGCGAGCTTGCTTAAACAAGCAGGTCTTGATTCTCCACCTCCTATACATCGTTCCGTAGGTTTATCAGGCGCTCTCAACCGTTTAATGAACAAAGTTTATACTCGTGAGGCTGATTATAGTGATGAATATATTGATAACTGGATGACTCAGGAAATTAAAGTTATTCTAGTCAGACCACCAGGGGGGGTAGAAATAAAACAATCAGAACCTACTCTAATATTTCATGGTGTCCAACTACATGGACATCCAAGTTTTAAGGGAAAATTTAGCCTCAGTTCTTTGCCTCCCAGTAGTCGATATATAAATAGCAAATTATTGCCACCTATTCTCCTCCAAGACCAAAACTTGGCTCAACCATTTGAATTCAATACTACTCGTAGTCCTGAAAGATTAAACGTTTTAGAAGTAACTGATGTCGAAAATTACGCAGATGTCACACCAGAAAATCCCATCACAATAGTAGTTAGCACATCAATAACACCAAACGAACATATATTACCAATTGGATATGATGGAGAGTTTTTCCTACCATTGGGTAAAGCCAAATTAGTCAATGGCAAAACAGAAATCGTCTTAGAACGCTTACCTCAGCCAACAATAGATAGTCGGAGTTTACAAGGTTCAATTAAGATACTATTTCAAAAACTGCTTTATCAAACTTTAGGCAAAGATTTTCCCTATCCACTTGTGAGAGTAGTAGAAGTTTCATCAAATGGATATGTGTCTTATCAAGACAAGAAAGAAATTATTAAAACCAAGGTCGAAGCATCTGAGAAAATTTTACTCTATATTCATGGCATCATCGGTGATACAAAAAGTTTAGTCACCAGTGTTAAAGAAGCAAGATTGATAGAAAATGGACAACAAATAACCCTAAGAGACAAATATGATTTAGTTCTCGCTTGCGACTATGAAAATCTGCATACCACAATTGAAGAAAACGCTGAATTACTCAGAGGAAGATTAGCAGAAATTGGGTTAGGAGCCAACCACAAAAAACAATTACATATTGTTGCTCATTCAATGGGTGGTTTAATTTCCCGCACTTTTATTGAAAAAGAAGGGGGAAATCGAATAGTACAACACTTAGTTATGTTAGGTACACCTAATGCAGGTTCTCCTTGGCCTAACATTCAAGATTTGGCTTTCGCATTTCTGGGGATTGGATTGAATCAACTGTCTTCAGTCATTTGGCCGACAAAAATTATTGCTGCATTAGTCGCATTTTTAGAATTAAACGATCGCGCTTTGGATCAGATGAATCCCGAAAGTTCTTTTATCCAAAGCCTCTCTACAAATCCTGACCCTGGCGTTAAATATACCATCATTGCAGGCGATCGCTCGATTCGTCCAGAAGCATTACAAACTGAACCTGGAAGAAAATCCAGCCAGATACAGCGACTTATACAAAAGCTGTTTGGCTCAACTGTAGATGGTGTAGTAGATTTGGTATTTCTTCAACAAGCAAACGACATAGCGGTGACACTAGAAAGTATTAAAAGTGTCAGTTTAAACCGTACACCCCAACCCAGAATTATTTTGCCAGACACAGCTTGCGATCATCTTACCTACTTTACTAGCCAACATGGCTTAGAGGCATTAGTAACAGCCCTGTGTGACAATTCTGAAATCTCAAATGAATAA
- a CDS encoding fasciclin domain-containing protein → MADIVDIAVSNDAFKTLVTAVQAAGLVETLKSPGPFTVFAPTDDAFAKLPPGTIQTLVQNIPQLTRILKYHVVSGKLTKDDLAKLGTVTSVEGSSIKIDCSEGFEIKNATVLAADINADNGIIHVIDTVILPG, encoded by the coding sequence ATGGCTGATATTGTTGATATTGCGGTAAGCAACGATGCTTTCAAAACCTTGGTAACTGCTGTACAAGCGGCTGGTTTAGTCGAGACATTAAAAAGTCCAGGGCCGTTTACAGTCTTCGCACCTACTGATGATGCTTTTGCTAAGTTACCACCAGGAACAATCCAAACTCTGGTGCAAAATATTCCACAACTAACAAGAATTTTAAAGTATCACGTCGTCTCAGGGAAGTTGACCAAAGATGATTTAGCAAAACTCGGTACAGTTACTTCTGTAGAAGGTTCAAGCATTAAAATAGATTGTTCTGAAGGATTTGAAATCAAAAATGCTACTGTCTTAGCCGCAGATATCAATGCTGATAATGGAATAATTCATGTTATTGATACCGTGATTTTGCCAGGTTAA
- a CDS encoding CHAT domain-containing protein, with the protein MVKKRVILFLAASPKDTPPLGLTKEVNAIQEELQKSKHRNKFDLQQNLAVQVSDIRPQMFRIKPQIVHFSGHGAGDEGLVFFDDQTNQSKTVDAQALAELFQLFPSVECVVLNGCYSKIQAEAIAQHVNYVIGMENVISDEAAIKFARGFYSALGSGESFEAGSGKLFEVAFEHGCSEIQMAGLGEHLTPRLINKRDIDETTETSQPSPTQLKPSPSLTAKAAREPLPESLKNYGLIEITAKFLDEEAKKITADLRARFFDVYEPGWPEAMDEKIPRRDMVNKLVGFLNRSKSGLRVTLLLGPGCEGKSTVLRQTVCCLVKPETSSNFRIIWWEADDPKNLEHFKILLGQLPLSNIQEKWLIVFDDPSTQLIKIIYNLCCESLGRRDIEFLLCCRDTVWKTYGEKLGGGERNCWEKHLEAPQEMGELTDEEAKKIIRAWKAAGKLEYQDEDEANLIHKLLEEQKSDTERFYLAAMLRICENKTVEEGVQWRLKKILTDIKKKPKYQLILDAYACIVAMHKEGLRYLKPHVLAKAIDYNKPTQLRSDILEELGNEIILPEKEKQPILTRQRSIAEVVYELMSHSPYSIDFEDKIYPKLATSAQKLLGTVIDRKGQEIHNWQYHFPGHFANNEPKRIDLAIRIAEKLYSENIDEHLLTNLAQLCRDNGRSDKAVDIFRKCTLEKKDRKVYHTWALAEYETNNYVNSVCLCEFALAKSTRPVLDGESIMIYLSTVGLAFDGLCKNSGDVYAQALGASAQLGLKIAPGVKFNKDPEDKQKMKAIEYLNKNIDRARDNGITVAKLEPKALKTLFKNLQTGFNKVNQSFFEKMHQDSDAGVEELLEQLNELTFENLKQALGIPE; encoded by the coding sequence ATGGTTAAAAAAAGAGTAATCTTATTTTTAGCAGCAAGTCCTAAAGATACACCACCACTAGGTTTAACGAAAGAAGTAAATGCCATTCAGGAAGAATTGCAAAAATCTAAACATCGCAACAAATTTGACCTCCAGCAGAATTTAGCAGTGCAAGTTAGCGATATTCGACCGCAAATGTTTAGGATCAAGCCACAGATTGTTCATTTTTCTGGACACGGGGCGGGAGATGAAGGTCTGGTATTTTTCGATGATCAAACTAATCAGTCAAAGACTGTCGATGCACAAGCATTAGCAGAATTATTCCAGCTATTTCCGAGTGTGGAGTGTGTTGTACTTAACGGCTGTTACTCGAAAATACAGGCCGAGGCGATCGCCCAACACGTCAACTATGTGATAGGTATGGAAAATGTGATTTCAGATGAAGCTGCCATTAAATTTGCTAGAGGTTTTTACTCTGCTCTAGGATCTGGGGAATCATTTGAGGCGGGATCTGGGAAATTATTTGAGGTGGCATTTGAACATGGTTGCAGTGAAATTCAGATGGCAGGTCTTGGAGAACACCTAACTCCACGGTTAATCAACAAGCGTGATATTGATGAAACAACAGAGACTTCCCAGCCATCTCCAACTCAATTAAAACCTTCACCATCGCTTACAGCTAAAGCAGCTAGGGAGCCTCTACCTGAAAGTCTCAAGAATTATGGATTGATTGAAATCACAGCAAAGTTTCTTGACGAAGAAGCTAAGAAAATTACTGCCGATTTAAGAGCCAGATTTTTTGATGTGTACGAACCAGGCTGGCCAGAAGCAATGGATGAAAAGATTCCACGTCGCGATATGGTAAATAAATTGGTAGGTTTCTTAAACAGATCAAAGTCTGGATTACGTGTGACGTTGTTACTTGGCCCTGGATGCGAAGGTAAATCAACTGTATTACGTCAGACTGTTTGTTGCTTAGTTAAGCCTGAGACTAGCTCTAATTTTCGCATTATTTGGTGGGAAGCAGATGACCCAAAAAACCTTGAACACTTTAAGATTCTTTTAGGGCAATTACCTCTATCAAATATTCAAGAGAAATGGTTGATAGTTTTTGATGATCCTTCTACACAACTGATTAAAATAATTTATAATCTATGCTGTGAATCTTTAGGTCGTCGAGATATTGAGTTTTTACTTTGCTGTCGAGATACTGTGTGGAAAACTTATGGCGAAAAACTAGGGGGCGGAGAGCGGAACTGTTGGGAAAAGCATCTGGAAGCTCCACAAGAAATGGGTGAATTGACAGACGAAGAAGCAAAAAAAATTATCAGAGCTTGGAAAGCAGCAGGCAAATTAGAATATCAAGATGAGGATGAAGCTAATCTTATCCATAAATTACTGGAAGAACAGAAATCAGACACTGAAAGATTTTATTTAGCAGCTATGCTGCGGATTTGTGAAAATAAAACTGTAGAAGAAGGAGTACAATGGCGACTAAAAAAAATACTGACAGATATTAAGAAAAAACCAAAATATCAATTAATTCTAGATGCCTATGCTTGCATAGTAGCAATGCACAAAGAAGGACTCCGTTATTTAAAACCACATGTTTTAGCTAAGGCAATTGACTATAATAAACCAACTCAGTTACGTTCAGATATTCTAGAAGAGCTTGGCAATGAAATTATTTTGCCTGAAAAGGAGAAACAGCCGATTTTAACACGTCAGCGAAGTATAGCAGAGGTTGTCTATGAGCTTATGTCGCACTCTCCTTACTCAATAGATTTTGAGGATAAAATATATCCTAAATTAGCTACATCTGCTCAGAAATTGCTAGGTACTGTCATTGACAGAAAAGGGCAAGAGATACATAACTGGCAATATCACTTTCCAGGTCACTTTGCTAATAACGAACCTAAAAGAATTGATTTAGCAATTAGAATTGCCGAAAAGTTGTACTCAGAAAACATAGACGAACACCTTCTTACTAATTTGGCTCAACTTTGTCGTGACAATGGTAGAAGTGATAAAGCTGTAGATATCTTCCGAAAATGCACTTTAGAAAAGAAGGATAGAAAAGTTTACCATACATGGGCTTTGGCAGAATACGAAACCAATAACTATGTAAATTCTGTATGTCTATGTGAGTTTGCCTTAGCTAAGAGTACAAGACCTGTACTTGATGGTGAAAGCATCATGATTTACCTCTCAACTGTGGGACTTGCTTTTGATGGCTTATGTAAAAATTCTGGTGATGTTTATGCACAAGCATTAGGTGCGTCAGCACAACTTGGATTAAAAATTGCTCCAGGAGTTAAGTTTAACAAAGACCCTGAAGATAAACAGAAGATGAAAGCAATAGAGTACCTAAATAAAAATATTGACCGCGCTAGAGACAATGGTATTACTGTTGCTAAACTTGAGCCAAAAGCATTGAAAACACTATTTAAAAATCTTCAAACTGGATTTAATAAAGTTAATCAAAGTTTTTTTGAGAAGATGCACCAGGATAGTGACGCAGGCGTAGAGGAATTGCTCGAACAATTAAATGAATTAACATTTGAGAATTTGAAGCAAGCGTTAGGTATACCCGAATAA
- a CDS encoding DUF3153 domain-containing protein, with the protein MLMWLIRPLGLLNINIRRKPLLWLVVLTSLLLSGCVKYDVGVNFNHSNSGELVQHIKLGERLTSFSGDYIYAWLDSIESRTRKLEGKVRRISQEEVIVTIPFSNGQELQTKFNEFFNSHNNQKVAATTSETESELPKIESNLLLFQNNFLLLVRNRLIYDLDLRSLSLIASKGNVLADTGAILDLEFSLNTPWGAKNIQLTENAVEPEKQGNQLLWRLQPGELNHIEVVFWLPSPLGIGALLIVLFVWGGLYLRYTFMPDPRIQFAPQPTATKS; encoded by the coding sequence ATGTTGATGTGGTTAATTCGACCATTGGGCTTGTTAAACATAAACATAAGACGCAAGCCTTTGTTGTGGCTAGTCGTGTTAACATCCCTATTGCTATCTGGTTGCGTTAAGTATGATGTCGGCGTGAACTTTAACCACTCCAATAGCGGCGAACTAGTGCAGCATATTAAGTTAGGTGAACGACTCACTAGTTTTAGTGGTGATTATATATATGCCTGGTTAGATAGTATAGAAAGCCGTACCCGGAAACTAGAAGGTAAAGTCCGCAGAATTTCTCAAGAAGAAGTTATAGTGACAATTCCCTTTAGTAATGGTCAAGAATTACAAACTAAATTTAATGAGTTTTTTAATTCTCATAACAATCAAAAAGTAGCAGCGACAACCAGCGAAACTGAGTCTGAATTACCCAAGATTGAATCAAATTTGCTGTTATTTCAGAATAATTTTTTATTGTTAGTTCGGAATCGATTAATTTATGATTTAGACTTGCGATCGCTGTCCTTAATTGCCAGCAAAGGTAACGTTCTCGCAGATACAGGTGCAATCCTTGATTTGGAATTTAGCTTAAACACCCCGTGGGGTGCGAAAAATATTCAACTCACCGAAAATGCTGTCGAACCAGAAAAACAAGGAAATCAACTGCTATGGCGACTCCAACCCGGTGAACTCAACCATATAGAAGTCGTCTTTTGGCTACCTAGCCCTCTTGGTATTGGTGCTTTGTTAATTGTCTTATTCGTTTGGGGTGGACTGTACCTCAGATACACCTTCATGCCAGATCCCCGAATTCAGTTTGCGCCACAGCCAACTGCTACAAAATCTTAA
- a CDS encoding putative 2-dehydropantoate 2-reductase, with translation MGDRKYAIIGTGALGGFYGAKLQQSGLDVHFLLNSDYEHVSQNGLIVESKDGDFTLPQVNAYRDVTKMPQCDVVIIALKTTQNDSLSKLLPPVIKNNGVVLVLQNGLDIEPGIAQIVSNVNIIGGLCFLCSNKVGQGHIRHLDYGQIVLGEYTLNYEAAGITNRIQQIANDFQNADIAIELTEDLLLARWKKLVWNIPYNGLSVILNARTDELMADSYMRQLVEQLMYEVAAGAKSTGRIIADSFIQTMLDYTIKMKPYRTSMKIDYDEHRSLEVEAIIGNPLRKAQAAGVFLPQISCLYNQLKFLDTRNKH, from the coding sequence ATGGGCGATCGCAAATACGCCATCATAGGAACAGGTGCATTAGGTGGATTTTATGGTGCTAAACTGCAACAATCCGGTTTGGATGTTCATTTTTTACTCAATAGTGATTACGAACACGTAAGCCAAAATGGTTTAATCGTCGAATCTAAAGATGGCGACTTTACCTTACCACAAGTTAACGCCTATAGGGACGTGACAAAAATGCCACAATGTGATGTGGTAATAATTGCCCTTAAAACAACCCAAAATGATTCATTATCAAAATTATTGCCACCAGTCATTAAAAATAATGGTGTAGTCTTAGTATTGCAAAATGGATTAGATATCGAGCCGGGGATTGCTCAGATTGTTAGTAATGTCAACATTATTGGCGGCTTATGTTTTTTGTGTTCTAATAAAGTCGGACAAGGGCATATTCGTCACTTAGATTATGGACAAATAGTTTTGGGTGAATATACCCTGAACTACGAAGCTGCGGGAATTACCAATAGAATACAGCAAATTGCTAACGACTTTCAAAATGCAGATATAGCGATTGAACTAACCGAAGACTTACTATTAGCCCGGTGGAAAAAATTAGTCTGGAATATTCCTTATAATGGACTGTCTGTAATTCTTAACGCTAGAACCGATGAATTAATGGCAGATTCATATATGCGTCAATTAGTAGAACAATTGATGTATGAAGTAGCCGCAGGTGCAAAAAGTACCGGACGTATAATAGCTGATAGCTTCATTCAAACAATGCTGGATTACACAATCAAAATGAAGCCTTATCGCACCAGCATGAAGATTGATTATGACGAACATCGCTCTTTGGAAGTAGAAGCAATTATTGGGAATCCATTACGCAAAGCCCAAGCAGCCGGTGTATTTTTACCACAAATTAGCTGCTTATACAATCAGCTAAAATTTTTGGATACCAGAAATAAACACTAA
- the argB gene encoding acetylglutamate kinase, producing MVNDIEYIRQAEATRVRVLSEALPYIQQFAGRTVVVKYGGAAMKDSTLKDKVIRDIVFLSCVGLRPILVHGGGPEINSWLDKLGIEPQFKNGLRVTDAPTMDVVEMVLVGRVNKEIVSLINQAGGLAVGLCGKDGNLITARPQGQEGIGFVGEVSGVNIKILETLSTNGYIPVVSSVAADESGQAYNINADTVAGEIAAALGAEKLILLTDTRGILKDYQDPSTLIPKVDIREARELITSGVVSGGMIPKVNCCVRSLAQGVKASHIIDGRIPHALLLEIFTDVGIGTMILGSQFT from the coding sequence ATGGTCAACGATATTGAGTATATCAGGCAAGCTGAAGCTACTCGTGTGCGGGTACTCAGCGAAGCGCTACCTTACATTCAACAATTTGCAGGACGCACTGTAGTTGTCAAATATGGTGGTGCGGCGATGAAAGACAGCACCCTCAAAGACAAGGTGATCCGCGATATTGTTTTTTTATCTTGTGTTGGCTTGCGGCCGATTCTGGTGCATGGTGGCGGCCCAGAAATCAACAGTTGGTTAGATAAATTAGGCATCGAACCGCAATTTAAAAATGGTTTGCGAGTTACCGACGCGCCCACAATGGATGTTGTGGAAATGGTTTTAGTCGGTCGAGTTAATAAAGAAATTGTTTCTTTGATTAACCAAGCTGGTGGTTTGGCTGTGGGACTATGTGGCAAAGATGGTAATTTAATTACTGCCCGTCCCCAAGGTCAAGAAGGCATCGGCTTTGTAGGCGAAGTCAGCGGTGTTAATATCAAAATTTTAGAAACCCTTTCAACTAATGGCTATATTCCCGTTGTGTCGAGTGTTGCCGCCGACGAGTCGGGACAGGCTTATAACATTAACGCAGATACCGTTGCTGGAGAAATTGCTGCGGCGCTGGGGGCAGAAAAGTTGATTTTGCTGACCGATACAAGAGGGATTTTAAAAGATTATCAAGACCCGTCTACGTTGATTCCAAAAGTAGATATTCGGGAAGCACGAGAACTGATTACTAGTGGTGTAGTCAGTGGGGGGATGATTCCCAAAGTTAATTGTTGCGTGCGATCGCTTGCTCAAGGAGTCAAGGCTTCACACATTATCGATGGTCGGATTCCTCACGCCCTATTACTCGAAATCTTTACTGACGTTGGGATTGGGACGATGATTTTGGGTTCGCAGTTTACTTAA
- a CDS encoding pyridoxal phosphate-dependent aminotransferase, whose amino-acid sequence MTYDKLISRMQAVQLPIIPVVGELIQSSPGTISLGQGVVSYSPPPEAIELLPKFLGEPTNNLYKEVEGIPALLTVLTAKLSAFNGIEINADNCIVVTAGSNMAFMNAILAITSPGDEIILNTPYYFNHEMAITMAGCSAVLVETDENYQLRPEALAAAITPKTKAIVTISPNNPTGVVYSEAALRQVNHICSDRHIYHISDEAYEYFTYNGVKHVSPGAFTGSSKYTISLYSLSKAYGFASWRIGYMVIPKHLLVAVKKVQDTILICPPVVSQYAALGALQAKDEYLQENIGAIAKVRQVVIDSLNNIQGLCTIAQADGAFYFFLKVHTQINAFELVKRLIQEHKVAVIPGTTFGMENGCYLRVAYGALQENTAKAGIERLVQGLQNIITCE is encoded by the coding sequence ATGACTTATGACAAATTAATTTCTCGAATGCAGGCGGTTCAGTTGCCGATAATTCCTGTGGTTGGGGAACTAATTCAAAGTTCTCCGGGAACCATTTCTCTAGGACAGGGTGTGGTTTCCTACAGTCCACCACCAGAAGCAATTGAACTTTTACCGAAGTTTTTAGGGGAACCGACAAACAACCTCTACAAAGAAGTTGAGGGAATTCCTGCTTTATTAACTGTATTAACAGCAAAATTGTCAGCTTTTAACGGTATTGAAATTAATGCTGACAACTGCATTGTTGTGACAGCGGGAAGTAATATGGCGTTTATGAACGCTATTTTGGCAATTACTTCTCCAGGTGATGAAATTATTTTGAATACGCCCTACTATTTCAACCATGAAATGGCAATTACAATGGCGGGTTGTAGTGCTGTATTGGTAGAAACAGATGAAAATTACCAATTGCGTCCAGAAGCATTAGCCGCAGCAATTACGCCTAAAACAAAAGCTATTGTGACAATTTCCCCAAATAATCCCACAGGGGTTGTCTATTCTGAAGCTGCTTTACGCCAAGTAAATCATATTTGTAGCGATCGCCATATTTACCACATCAGCGATGAAGCTTATGAATATTTTACCTACAACGGTGTCAAACACGTTTCACCAGGTGCATTTACTGGCAGTAGTAAATATACAATTTCGCTTTATAGCCTCTCTAAAGCTTATGGTTTTGCGAGTTGGCGCATTGGCTACATGGTAATTCCCAAACATTTACTTGTGGCTGTCAAAAAAGTTCAAGATACAATTTTGATTTGTCCGCCTGTGGTGTCGCAGTATGCAGCATTAGGCGCATTGCAGGCAAAAGATGAGTATTTACAGGAAAATATTGGCGCGATCGCTAAAGTACGTCAGGTAGTGATAGACTCGCTGAACAATATCCAAGGTTTATGTACTATTGCTCAAGCTGATGGTGCCTTTTATTTCTTTCTCAAAGTGCATACTCAAATCAATGCTTTTGAATTAGTGAAAAGATTGATTCAAGAACACAAAGTTGCAGTGATTCCTGGTACAACCTTTGGGATGGAAAATGGTTGCTATTTACGGGTTGCGTATGGGGCCTTGCAAGAAAATACAGCCAAAGCAGGGATAGAAAGATTAGTCCAAGGTTTGCAAAATATAATCACTTGTGAATGA
- a CDS encoding tetratricopeptide repeat protein, which translates to MQDVSEQSLEIARKRYHAGRLAFENGQYREAVENLEKASALLVRNSRLGGEVEIWLVTAYEAAGRNEEAIALCKQLQRHPYSETNKQARRLLYILQAPKLKRPSEWMTEIPDLGALSDNESKMRIAPNPPKSSAKKKPAETEFVDLSQVNTKDNRFIWVAITAIGLMISYLTWLAF; encoded by the coding sequence ATGCAAGACGTGAGTGAACAAAGTTTAGAAATTGCCAGAAAGCGTTACCACGCCGGGAGACTTGCTTTTGAAAATGGGCAATATCGAGAAGCTGTCGAAAATCTGGAAAAGGCCAGTGCTTTGTTAGTTCGCAATTCCCGTCTAGGGGGCGAAGTGGAAATTTGGCTAGTAACTGCTTATGAAGCTGCCGGCAGGAATGAAGAAGCGATCGCGCTTTGCAAACAACTCCAACGACATCCCTACTCAGAAACTAACAAACAAGCTCGGCGATTGCTCTACATCTTACAAGCACCAAAGCTGAAACGACCAAGCGAATGGATGACTGAAATTCCAGATTTAGGTGCATTGTCAGATAATGAATCCAAAATGCGTATTGCTCCTAATCCTCCCAAATCTTCTGCCAAGAAAAAACCTGCTGAAACCGAATTTGTTGATCTTAGTCAAGTGAATACCAAAGATAATCGCTTTATTTGGGTAGCGATAACTGCTATTGGATTAATGATCTCGTACTTAACTTGGTTGGCTTTTTAA